The sequence GTCGAGTGCGCCGGCCGAGTCCCCGGATGAACTTCTCCCGGATGCGTCCGACTCGGGCTTGCCGGGCCTGCCGGACGGCCTACCGGCCGGGCTCATCCCCGGCGCCGAGGCGGCCGAGGGCGCCAACCCGTTGGATATGGCCTCGATGTTCAGTAGTGGCTCGACCGGTTCGGGCGGCGGTGGCGTGGCCGCGGCCCCGCTGGCCCTGCCGCCGCCGCCGGACCTCCCGCCGCCTCCCGATCTGGCTACCGTGATGGACGCCCTGGCCCCCTACGTGGGGACGGCGTTGGTGCCGTCGATCATCAGCGGCGACGCGATCGCCGGCATCATCACCGCCGCGGGCGGATGGGTCACGGCCGCCGGGGTCGCGACGGCCAACAACGCCACGCTTTTGCTGAGCAACCTGATCCTGGCCAGCGCGATCAGCGGCGGGAACCCGTGGCCGTTCCTCGGCGGAATACCGGCCACCAACCCGCTGGACGTGCTGGCGGGCGCATTCCAGGGGGTGGCGTCGCTGGGCAACCTGCCCGCGATAGGGCTTCCGTCGCTTCCCGCGCCCGACCAGGCACTCGCTGGTCTGTCCTCGGCGCTCGCGGTGAGCGTGCCGGCCCTCGATGCGCTTGGGCAGCTGAACTTTCCGTCGTTCCCGCCCCCGCCGGCGGCCGGGTTGCCGCAGCTGCCGCCGCCACCCCCGGTCGGAATGCCGCAGCTGCCGCCGCCGCCTCCGGTGGGATTGCCGCAGCTGCCGCCGCCGCCGCAGATCGGTCTGCCTCCACCGCCGCCGCTCGGCCTGCTGACGATCGGCCTGCCGTCCTTCTGAGCCTCTGAACCGGCCGGACGGCGAGATGGCGGCGCACGCCGCCAACGTCGGTCCAACGTGCTCAATGACGAAAGCGCGGTGCCTAATTGGCGCCTATTTGGCGTCCAAACGCGCGAATCGGCCGTCGCGGTAGTACTCCACACAGGTCGACCGGCGGATCTTGCCGCTGGTCGTGATCGGCAGTGACCCCGGAGCCACCAGCACCAGATCGGCCACCCGCAAGCCGTGCGTGGCCGATATCGCCGAGGTGATATCGCGCTTGATGGTGTCGAACCGCGCTTTGATCTCTTCCGGGGAGCCGCCCTTCTCCTTGACCTCGACGAGGGTCACCAACTCTTCGGTTCCGTCGTCGGCGATGGAGATCGCGGCGCAGCGGCCCCCGGAGATCTCCTGGACCGTCGCCTCGATGTCCTCGGGGTAATGGTTGCGCCCGTAGACGATCAGGAGATCCTTGACGCGGCCCATGATGAACAGCTCGCCCTCGGAGATGAAGCCCAGATCTCCGGTGCGCAGCCACGGCTTTTCCGGGGTGCCCGGCGACGGCGCGACCAACGTCCCGCCAAACGTGCGCTCGGTTTCCTCGGGCTTGTTCCAGTAGCCCTTCGCGACGTTCTCCCCGTGCACCCATATCTCACCGGTGGTGCCCGCCGGGCACTCCCGGCAGGTTTCGGGGTCGACGATCCGCACGGTGTTCGACCCTGGCTTGCCATAGCTGACCAGCGGTGTACCCGCGTTCGAGCAGCGCTTGGCGTGCCCGATGGACAGCTTCTCGGATTCGAAATGCGCGACCTCCGGCGGATCACCCGGCCTGCGGGTGGCCACGTACACCACCGCTTCGGCCAGGCCGTAGGACGGCCGGATCGACGTGTCGCGGAACCCGTACTTGCTGAACTTGTCGGTGAATCGCCGCAGTGTCGCGGGATGCACGCGCTCACTTCCGCTCAGCAGGCCGAGCACGTTACCGAGGTCATAGCCCTGCATGTCCTCATCGGTGGTGCGGCGCACCGCCAACTCGAACGCGAAGTTGGGCGCCGAACTCATCACGTTGGTGTGGCTGGCCATCAGCTGAATCCACCGCGCCGGACGCTGCAGAAACGACATCGGGCTGATGAGCACGGAGTGCACTCCGCCCAGGATCGGAACGCACAGGCCCAGCAACAAGCCCATGTCGTGGTACAGCGGCAGCCAAGACACCACCGTGGTATCCGGCGGGGCGACCTTGCCGAAGTCGACGAAGAAATCCGCGTAGATCTGCTCGAAGTTCGCCGACAGGTTGCGGTTGGTGATCATGACGCCTGCAGGTTCCCGCGTGGAGCCCGAGGTGTACTGCAGGTAGGCGATGTCCTGGCCGGACTCGGACCGGCGCGGGGGGCGCTTGCGCGAGGTTTCGTCGAGCGCGTCGACCTCGATAACGGTCGGACCCGACGCGGTGGCCTGCACATACTCGGTGACGTCACCGGTCGCCGCGGAGGTGGTGAGGACGACAGCGGGGTCCGTGTCGCGCAGCACCGCGGTGACCCGCTCGTCGTGGGCACCGGGTTGGGGGACCGACAGCGGCACCGCGATGAAGCCGGCTTGCAACGACGCGACGAACGCCGCGATGTAGTCCAGGCCTTGCGGCGCCAGGATCACCGCACGGTCACCGGGCGACCCGCAGCCGCTCAACTGCGACGCGAGGTTTGCTGCCCGCCGGTTCAACTGGGCCCAGGTCAGGGTTTGGGGAACGGCCGCGCCGTCGTGGTCGTAGTCGACGTAGGTGAACGCGACGTCATTGGGTTGCAGA comes from Mycolicibacterium pulveris and encodes:
- a CDS encoding AMP-binding protein, translating into MLGSSIPAVLRERASLQPNDVAFTYVDYDHDGAAVPQTLTWAQLNRRAANLASQLSGCGSPGDRAVILAPQGLDYIAAFVASLQAGFIAVPLSVPQPGAHDERVTAVLRDTDPAVVLTTSAATGDVTEYVQATASGPTVIEVDALDETSRKRPPRRSESGQDIAYLQYTSGSTREPAGVMITNRNLSANFEQIYADFFVDFGKVAPPDTTVVSWLPLYHDMGLLLGLCVPILGGVHSVLISPMSFLQRPARWIQLMASHTNVMSSAPNFAFELAVRRTTDEDMQGYDLGNVLGLLSGSERVHPATLRRFTDKFSKYGFRDTSIRPSYGLAEAVVYVATRRPGDPPEVAHFESEKLSIGHAKRCSNAGTPLVSYGKPGSNTVRIVDPETCRECPAGTTGEIWVHGENVAKGYWNKPEETERTFGGTLVAPSPGTPEKPWLRTGDLGFISEGELFIMGRVKDLLIVYGRNHYPEDIEATVQEISGGRCAAISIADDGTEELVTLVEVKEKGGSPEEIKARFDTIKRDITSAISATHGLRVADLVLVAPGSLPITTSGKIRRSTCVEYYRDGRFARLDAK